In Mangifera indica cultivar Alphonso chromosome 14, CATAS_Mindica_2.1, whole genome shotgun sequence, the DNA window taatatttaattaaaacatgATAAAAAGTGGTTTTCTTGACCTGGTTGGTAATACACAATATTTCAAAAAGGGAGAAGCAGATTGTCTTTAATGTGGTGGGGCTACCTTACCCTACGACTGACTACAACCAACCATTATTGGAATTGACCATCAATTTTAGTCATCATTATGTTGTATTAATTAAGAGGTCTTGCTCTTGGAaagatattaattttgtttactaATAGGACCTAATAAAGTTTGGTTTAgacataattattataatatatgtataaacaaacttattattattattatatggtaTGATGAGtgttcaaattaatatatattattattatcaaaagaaaGATCATCCCTACCCTAACTACTCTATGTGAAGTACATAATATCATGGAGAACAAACCAATAACTTGTCGGTTGCCTCCACTCAcatttttatttgtcttttgaGATCATTAGTAAGGAATCGAATCAACAGTAGAATTTCCTTCGCCGCCGGTGGACGCCTCCCTCTTTTACCATCCCATCAGATATAACTAGTAATTATTTTCGTAATTAatgcattaataatattatatcaaatcaaataaatggaTTATTGCTCTTATCTTATCTATATCTCCCACTccatatttatgaattaaatataattattattatttctccaACTACaggaataataaataatttcagatCAAAAAGAAGGACaacatcaaaaagaaaatccacGTCAGCAATCTATACCCACCCAAACATCTCTAACGGCCCAACCCAATTCATCTCCAGAtcctttcatcttcatctcatACATCACCTAACCAAAACTCTCACTCCCTTTCCATCTCCATGGACCCTTCCTCCTTTTTCCATCTTTCAACCGACTCTCTCCACCTTCACCACCACCCTCCTCCGCCTCCCACCTCTGCCACCATCGCTAACCCCACTCCGCCGTCTCTCAACCACAATAAGAGTAATCATCCTCCTTACACTGAGGTAAAGCTGAAATATTATCAACCAACCTAAATTTCCCAGCTTTAACTAAATTTACTTCTTGCTACTCACTAACCTTTTAGGGTTTTCCTTCGTTTGTgtgtttgttattttgttttcagaTGATAAGCTCAGCCATCGCTACTTTGAAAGAGAAGGACGGGTCGAGTAAGCGTGCTATCGCCAAGTTCATAGAGAAAGTTTACGGGAATTTCCTTCCACCGAATCACTCGGCCTTGCTGACTCACCATCTTAAGCGGTTGAGGAACACTGGCCAGCTTATTATGGTGAAAAAATCTTACAAGCTTCCTAGATCTGATGATGAGGTTAGCGCTTCAATTATTCCTTCGGaaagtaataatattattccCGACAATGCCCCTGCTATTAGTTCAGCCCATGGGCCGAAAACAGGCCGAGGACGGGGCCGGCCGCCCAAGGCTAATAATAGTACTGATGGCGTTTTAGCTTCCCTTGGGCTGGTTGATCAGCCCAAGAGTGGTCCGGGCCGCCCGAAGAAGGGTGATGTAGTGGTGGTGACGATGACAGCTACACAGGGGCCTAAGAAGGGGAGAGGTAGGCCACCCAAGGCAAAGAAGAGGGGCCCGGGACGTCCCAAGAAGCCGAAGAGTGTTTTGGGTAAGTTGGGCCCAGGCCGCCCACCTAAAGTTAAAGCCCAAGCCCCCGGCCTAGAGCAGCTTAATAATCCTGTGGCAGTAACGTATGTTCCAAGTGATGCAAGTGTCCCTGGGGCAGTAGCCGATGTAGCGAAGCCTAGAAAGCGGCCAAAGAAGATTGGCACAACTCtgggaggtggtggtggtggtgtggATCAGCTTGGCCAGCCACCGAAGAAGGGGGTGAGCAGTTCTGGAAGGCCTGTCGGTCGGCCTAAGAAGGTATAATTTAGAGTGTTTTATGGCGTAGAAGTGTATAACAATTACTGATCCTGGTATTGATATTGGTAAGGCAGTTAGCTTATATTATACTGGTGTCACATAAAAATAGTAACATTTATAAGCTACAAGTTGACCCTACATTTTGAGTAGATTGACTTAATGATTGAACAACGAATCGATGAGATTTGTTTAATTGAACTGTGagtcaatttagtttaatagttattttaaatttaaacatcaACCTAAATTAGAGTAACCATGGAGCGTTAGTTTGTAATATGTTACAATTCACTCTATTTCAAGAGCAGagtttttaacatatttatgattttacaCTTGGTTTTGAGGTTGCATTGAAATAGTAATGATGAATATTAATAGGTATTAATAGAGATCAtatgatttaattgtttaattattcaaataggccctaattttttgttgaattttgttaaatctcTCAAGGTTTAAGCGCACTGGCTTAAACATTGTTAACACTTCTTTAATTGCTCTTGGCATTTTGTAATGAAGA includes these proteins:
- the LOC123195769 gene encoding protein SPT2 homolog, which codes for MDPSSFFHLSTDSLHLHHHPPPPPTSATIANPTPPSLNHNKSNHPPYTEMISSAIATLKEKDGSSKRAIAKFIEKVYGNFLPPNHSALLTHHLKRLRNTGQLIMVKKSYKLPRSDDEVSASIIPSESNNIIPDNAPAISSAHGPKTGRGRGRPPKANNSTDGVLASLGLVDQPKSGPGRPKKGDVVVVTMTATQGPKKGRGRPPKAKKRGPGRPKKPKSVLGKLGPGRPPKVKAQAPGLEQLNNPVAVTYVPSDASVPGAVADVAKPRKRPKKIGTTLGGGGGGVDQLGQPPKKGVSSSGRPVGRPKKNPSGALTETGGAAAIGDLKRKLELFQTKLRQAISVLKPHLSSESQISAVAAIQELEALAVMDIGTPLQEVTQVAQPPLPPPAPQQQQQQSR